A part of Kitasatospora acidiphila genomic DNA contains:
- a CDS encoding aldo/keto reductase: MTAIPTRRLGRTGPLASALGLGAMGMSDLYGPADEAESIATVNAALDAGITLIDTGDFYGMGHNELLIREALRGRDRESVLISVKFGAQRGPDGAWLGVDAGPAATKTALAYTLRRLRTDHVDVYRPARLDPKVPIEETVGAIAELVQAGYVRHIGLSEVGADTLRRAAAVHPISDLQIEYSLISRSLEAEVLPTARELGIGITAYGVLSRGLLSGHWTADRELKGGDFRGSSPRFQGENLAHNLALVEQLRRIAEAKGASTAQVAIAWVAAQGEDIVPLVGARRRERLDEALGALDVRLDQADLAAIEAAVPADAAAGDRYAAAQMAYLDSERRSH; the protein is encoded by the coding sequence ATGACTGCCATCCCCACCCGTCGCCTGGGCCGCACCGGCCCGCTCGCCTCCGCGCTCGGCCTCGGCGCGATGGGCATGTCCGACCTCTACGGCCCGGCCGACGAGGCCGAGAGCATCGCCACCGTCAACGCCGCCCTCGACGCGGGCATCACCCTGATCGACACCGGCGACTTCTACGGCATGGGCCACAACGAGCTGCTGATCCGCGAGGCGCTGCGCGGCCGCGATCGCGAGTCGGTCCTGATCAGCGTGAAGTTCGGCGCCCAGCGCGGCCCGGACGGCGCCTGGCTCGGCGTCGACGCCGGCCCGGCCGCCACCAAGACCGCCCTCGCCTACACGCTGCGCCGCCTGCGCACCGACCACGTCGACGTCTACCGCCCGGCCCGGCTCGACCCGAAGGTGCCGATCGAGGAGACCGTCGGCGCCATCGCCGAGCTGGTGCAGGCGGGCTACGTGCGCCACATCGGCCTCTCCGAGGTCGGCGCCGACACACTGCGCCGAGCCGCCGCCGTGCACCCGATCAGCGACCTGCAGATCGAGTACTCGCTGATCTCCCGCAGCCTGGAGGCCGAGGTGCTGCCCACCGCCCGGGAGCTGGGCATCGGCATCACGGCCTACGGGGTGCTCTCCCGCGGCCTGCTCAGCGGCCACTGGACGGCCGACCGGGAGCTGAAGGGCGGCGACTTCCGCGGCTCCAGCCCCCGGTTCCAGGGCGAGAACCTGGCGCACAACCTGGCCCTGGTGGAGCAGCTGCGCCGGATCGCCGAGGCCAAGGGCGCCAGCACCGCCCAGGTGGCGATCGCCTGGGTGGCCGCGCAGGGCGAGGACATCGTCCCGCTGGTCGGCGCCCGCCGCCGGGAGCGGCTCGACGAGGCGCTGGGCGCGCTGGACGTTCGACTGGACCAGGCCGACCTGGCGGCCATCGAGGCGGCGGTACCGGCCGACGCCGCCGCCGGCGACAGGTACGCTGCCGCACAGATGGCCTATCTGGACAGCGAGCGGCGCAGCCACTGA
- a CDS encoding TetR family transcriptional regulator yields MTTDSALTSEQILSAAEDVLRRFGPAKATVVDIARALGVSHGSVYRHFPSKAALREAVTQRWLDQAHDRLQAVTAETGPAAERMHRFLATLFAAKRKKALDDPELFATYLVLVDEHSDTVAAHVDTLVGQLARILEDGVRQGEFAGVPVPATARAVLQATAHFHDPVHAGEWADTARAEADFEALWALLESGLTVRQ; encoded by the coding sequence GTGACCACCGACAGTGCCCTCACCTCCGAGCAGATCCTGAGCGCGGCGGAGGACGTGCTGCGGCGGTTCGGCCCGGCCAAGGCGACCGTGGTGGACATCGCCCGGGCGCTGGGAGTCAGTCACGGCAGCGTCTACCGGCACTTCCCGAGCAAGGCGGCGCTGCGCGAGGCGGTCACCCAGCGCTGGCTGGACCAGGCGCACGACCGCCTGCAGGCGGTCACCGCCGAGACCGGTCCGGCCGCCGAGCGGATGCACCGGTTCCTCGCCACGCTGTTCGCCGCCAAGCGGAAGAAGGCGCTGGACGACCCGGAGCTGTTCGCCACCTACCTGGTCCTGGTGGACGAGCACAGCGACACGGTCGCCGCCCACGTGGACACCCTCGTCGGACAGCTCGCGCGGATCCTCGAGGACGGCGTGCGGCAGGGCGAGTTCGCCGGCGTGCCGGTGCCGGCTACGGCGCGCGCGGTGCTCCAGGCGACGGCACACTTCCACGACCCGGTACACGCCGGCGAGTGGGCCGACACGGCTCGCGCGGAAGCCGACTTCGAGGCCCTCTGGGCGCTGCTCGAGAGCGGTCTGACGGTCCGTCAGTAG
- a CDS encoding putative Ig domain-containing protein — translation MACLALARTDLVQPHTLAPNATPSGFGPSDLQSAYKLSSNGGAGQTVAIVDAMDDPNAESDLAAYRSQYGLPACTTANGCFKKIDQNGGTSYPTADSGWAGEISLDLDMVSAVAPGAHILLVEATSANMSDLGTAVNQAVAQGAKFVSNSYGGSEDSTDTSSDSQYFNHPGVAITVSAGDSAYGAEYPAASQYVTSVGGTALTRDSSARGWSESVWSTSSTEGTGSGCSAYDPKPSWQTDSGCAKRTISDVSAVADPATGVAVYQTYGGSGWNVYGGTSASSPIIASVYADAGTPGSGDYPAKYPYAHTSALNDVTSGSNGTCSPSYLCTAGPGYDGPTGLGTPNGTAAFTAGGSTGGNTVTVTSPGNQSTAVGGPASLQVKATDSASGQTLTYSASGLPTGLSISSSGLISGTATTAGTYNVTVTAKDATGATGSASFTWTVTGSGGTCTGGGQLLGNPGFETGTASPWTASSGVLDNSSGEPAHSGSWKAWLDGYGTTHTDTLSQTVTIPAGCKATFSFWLHIDTAETGSTAYDKLTVQANSTTLATYSNVNANTGYVQKSFDLSAFAGRSVTLKFTGTEDSSLQTSFVIDDTALNAS, via the coding sequence ATGGCCTGCCTCGCGCTGGCCAGGACCGACCTGGTCCAGCCGCACACCCTGGCGCCGAACGCCACCCCGTCCGGCTTCGGCCCCAGCGACCTGCAGAGCGCCTACAAGCTGTCGAGCAACGGCGGCGCCGGCCAGACCGTCGCGATCGTCGACGCCATGGACGACCCGAACGCCGAGTCCGACCTGGCCGCCTACCGCTCGCAGTACGGCCTGCCCGCCTGCACCACCGCCAACGGCTGCTTCAAGAAGATCGACCAGAACGGCGGCACCAGCTACCCGACCGCCGACAGCGGCTGGGCCGGCGAGATCTCGCTCGACCTCGACATGGTCTCCGCCGTCGCCCCCGGCGCCCACATCCTGCTGGTCGAGGCCACCTCGGCGAACATGAGCGACCTCGGCACCGCCGTCAACCAGGCCGTCGCCCAGGGCGCCAAGTTCGTCTCCAACAGCTACGGCGGCTCCGAGGACTCGACCGACACCAGCTCGGACAGCCAGTACTTCAACCACCCGGGCGTGGCGATCACCGTCTCGGCCGGCGACTCGGCCTACGGCGCCGAGTACCCGGCCGCCTCGCAGTACGTCACCTCGGTCGGCGGCACCGCGCTCACCCGGGACTCCAGCGCCCGTGGCTGGAGCGAGTCGGTGTGGTCCACCAGCTCCACCGAGGGCACCGGCTCCGGCTGCTCGGCCTACGACCCCAAGCCGAGCTGGCAGACCGACAGCGGCTGCGCCAAGCGCACCATCTCCGACGTCTCCGCGGTCGCCGACCCGGCCACCGGCGTGGCCGTCTACCAGACCTACGGCGGCTCGGGCTGGAACGTCTACGGCGGCACCAGCGCCTCCTCCCCGATCATCGCCTCCGTCTACGCCGACGCCGGCACCCCGGGCTCCGGTGACTACCCCGCCAAGTACCCGTACGCGCACACCAGCGCGCTCAACGACGTGACCAGCGGCAGCAACGGCACCTGCTCGCCGTCCTACCTGTGCACCGCCGGCCCCGGCTACGACGGCCCGACCGGCCTCGGCACCCCGAACGGCACCGCCGCCTTCACCGCGGGCGGCAGCACCGGCGGCAACACCGTCACCGTGACCAGCCCGGGCAACCAGTCCACCGCCGTCGGCGGCCCGGCCAGCCTGCAGGTCAAGGCCACCGACTCCGCCTCCGGCCAGACCCTGACCTACTCGGCCAGCGGCCTGCCCACCGGCCTGTCCATCAGCTCCTCCGGGCTGATCAGCGGCACCGCCACCACCGCCGGCACCTACAACGTCACGGTCACCGCCAAGGACGCCACCGGTGCCACTGGCAGCGCCTCGTTCACCTGGACCGTCACCGGCTCCGGCGGCACCTGCACCGGCGGCGGCCAGCTGCTCGGCAACCCGGGCTTCGAGACCGGCACCGCGTCGCCGTGGACCGCCTCCTCCGGCGTGCTCGACAACTCCAGCGGCGAGCCGGCGCACAGCGGCTCCTGGAAGGCCTGGCTGGACGGCTACGGCACCACCCACACCGACACCCTGTCGCAGACCGTCACCATCCCGGCCGGCTGCAAGGCCACCTTCAGCTTCTGGCTGCACATCGACACCGCCGAGACCGGCAGCACCGCCTACGACAAGCTGACGGTCCAGGCCAACTCGACCACCCTGGCCACCTACTCCAACGTCAACGCCAACACCGGCTACGTGCAGAAGAGCTTCGACCTCTCCGCCTTCGCCGGCCGGAGCGTGACGCTGAAGTTCACCGGCACCGAGGACTCCTCGCTGCAGACCAGCTTCGTGATCGACGACACCGCGCTCAACGCCTCCTGA
- a CDS encoding response regulator transcription factor produces MAGSVLVVDDDATIRRSLERGLRLSGFAVRSAAGGRDALESIAAAPPDVLVLDVSMPDLSGTEVCRRLREQDCDLPVLMLSALDELADRVAGLQAGADDYLVKPFALEELVLRLHALLRRRPPTGSGVLRTGPLTLDPGTREVHLDGVRLHLTRREFELLEQLARNAGLVLTRDQLLDRVWGYDFEVRTDAVDTFISYLRRKLEQGGRERLIHTVRGVGFVLRIPADGAR; encoded by the coding sequence ATGGCCGGATCGGTGCTGGTGGTGGACGACGACGCCACGATCCGCCGCTCGCTGGAACGCGGGCTGCGGCTCAGCGGTTTCGCGGTGCGCTCGGCGGCGGGCGGCCGGGACGCCCTGGAGTCGATCGCGGCCGCGCCGCCGGACGTGCTGGTGCTGGACGTCTCGATGCCCGACCTGAGCGGCACCGAGGTCTGCCGGCGGCTGCGCGAGCAGGACTGCGACCTCCCGGTGCTGATGCTCTCAGCGCTGGACGAACTGGCCGACCGGGTGGCCGGGTTGCAGGCCGGCGCCGACGACTACCTGGTCAAGCCGTTCGCCCTGGAGGAGTTGGTGCTGCGCCTGCACGCGCTGCTGCGGCGCCGACCGCCGACCGGCAGCGGGGTGCTGCGGACCGGGCCGCTGACCCTCGACCCGGGCACCCGCGAAGTCCACCTGGACGGCGTCCGACTGCACCTGACCAGGCGCGAGTTCGAGCTGCTCGAGCAACTCGCCCGCAATGCCGGCCTGGTACTCACCCGCGACCAGCTGCTGGACCGGGTCTGGGGCTACGACTTCGAGGTGCGCACCGACGCGGTCGACACCTTCATCAGCTATCTGCGGCGCAAGTTGGAGCAGGGCGGCCGCGAACGCCTGATCCACACGGTGCGCGGGGTCGGGTTCGTGCTGCGGATACCGGCGGACGGCGCCCGATGA
- a CDS encoding sensor histidine kinase: MRLATRIALWSALLLVVLVLGAGALLLGLVTHDLRAEQDTKLQERAQAVLPNARALLTADRQGRSQAAQNQHRLLLEAALDVGVLVVDAQGQPVSSGGPMPTALPAADTAGKPVTVRSDGRSWRVLARPLAGASSGTLWVAAPASAADGQVNAVRGRIILVAVLAAPLSGLLAFGLARRATAPLSRLGRQAAALDPAAGAAGFAHRRSGIGEVDELAAALEGALARYDQQAARTAQALETARSFSAAASHELRTPLMGLQTNLDVLAGHPDLPAEERAEILADLRDDHRRLLDLLTALRTLARGDLVEDEAFEPVELAEPLSAAVAELRRRHPAVVVTVAPSVTEDGGAGAGAGGGSAGGSGFAGGGGSADSGSASGGLAGGGGFAGGGELRVFGWEAGLRIVCDNLLANAAVHGHRPGEPARVTVGLRRVGEQAVLTVDDDGPGVPVAERAAVFDRFHRRAGSPGSGLGLTLVAQQVTLHRGTVTVDTPPGGRGCRFEVRLPLVQPDAPTLPLPARREWISASGPAIP, encoded by the coding sequence ATGAGGCTCGCCACCCGGATCGCCCTCTGGTCCGCACTGCTGCTGGTGGTGCTGGTGCTGGGAGCCGGCGCGCTGCTGCTCGGCCTGGTCACCCACGACCTGCGGGCCGAGCAGGACACCAAGCTGCAGGAGCGGGCCCAGGCGGTGCTGCCCAACGCCCGGGCCCTGCTCACCGCCGACCGCCAGGGCCGCAGCCAGGCGGCGCAGAACCAGCACCGACTGCTGCTGGAAGCCGCCCTGGACGTCGGCGTCCTGGTTGTGGACGCCCAGGGCCAGCCGGTCTCCAGCGGCGGGCCGATGCCGACCGCGCTGCCCGCCGCCGACACCGCCGGCAAGCCGGTGACGGTGCGCTCCGACGGGCGCAGCTGGCGGGTGCTGGCCCGCCCGCTGGCCGGCGCCAGCTCGGGCACGCTGTGGGTGGCGGCGCCCGCCTCGGCGGCCGACGGGCAGGTGAACGCGGTGCGCGGGCGGATCATCCTGGTCGCGGTGCTGGCCGCGCCGCTCTCCGGCCTGCTCGCCTTCGGCCTGGCCCGCCGCGCCACCGCACCGCTCAGCCGGCTCGGCCGACAGGCCGCCGCGCTGGATCCGGCGGCCGGTGCGGCCGGCTTCGCGCACCGGCGCAGCGGGATCGGCGAGGTGGACGAGCTGGCCGCGGCCCTGGAGGGCGCGCTGGCCCGCTACGACCAGCAGGCCGCGCGCACCGCCCAGGCGCTGGAGACCGCGCGGTCGTTCTCCGCCGCCGCCTCCCATGAGCTGCGCACCCCGCTGATGGGACTGCAGACCAACCTGGACGTGCTGGCCGGCCACCCCGACCTGCCCGCCGAGGAGCGCGCCGAGATCCTGGCCGACCTGCGCGACGACCACCGGCGGCTGCTCGACCTGCTCACGGCGCTGCGCACGCTGGCCCGTGGCGACCTGGTCGAGGACGAGGCGTTCGAGCCGGTGGAGTTGGCGGAGCCGCTGTCCGCGGCGGTGGCCGAGCTGCGGCGACGGCACCCGGCGGTGGTGGTCACCGTGGCGCCCTCGGTGACGGAGGACGGGGGCGCGGGTGCGGGTGCGGGCGGCGGCTCGGCTGGCGGCAGCGGGTTCGCGGGCGGCGGCGGGTCGGCGGACAGCGGGTCGGCAAGTGGTGGGCTGGCGGGCGGCGGCGGGTTCGCGGGCGGCGGTGAGCTACGGGTCTTCGGCTGGGAGGCGGGGCTGCGGATCGTCTGCGACAACCTGCTGGCCAATGCCGCCGTGCACGGCCACCGGCCCGGCGAGCCCGCCCGGGTCACCGTCGGGCTGCGCCGGGTGGGCGAGCAGGCGGTGCTGACCGTGGACGACGACGGGCCCGGGGTGCCGGTGGCCGAGCGGGCTGCCGTCTTCGACCGGTTCCACCGCCGGGCGGGCAGCCCGGGCTCCGGGCTCGGTCTGACCCTGGTGGCGCAGCAGGTGACGCTGCACCGGGGCACGGTCACCGTCGACACACCGCCCGGCGGGCGCGGCTGCCGGTTCGAGGTGCGGCTGCCACTGGTGCAGCCGGACGCGCCGACGCTGCCGCTGCCGGCCCGCCGGGAGTGGATCAGCGCCTCCGGGCCGGCCATCCCATGA
- a CDS encoding cysteine dioxygenase: protein MTTELTTHLSPAALRGLVTELADRPAEWIHLVRLATEERWYQRLRLTEDHEVWLISWLPGQSTGFHDHGGARGAFAVALGELEELSLGAPDGALHTRRLPAGAVRAFGPDYLHDVRNTANGPAVTLHAYSPPLTGMTRYELRADGLHTTAVEGPEQW, encoded by the coding sequence ATGACTACCGAGCTCACCACGCACCTCTCCCCCGCCGCCCTGCGCGGCCTCGTCACCGAGCTGGCCGACCGCCCGGCCGAGTGGATCCACCTGGTCCGGCTGGCCACCGAGGAACGCTGGTACCAGCGGCTGAGGCTGACCGAGGATCACGAGGTGTGGCTGATCAGCTGGCTGCCCGGCCAGTCCACCGGTTTCCACGACCACGGCGGGGCGCGCGGCGCGTTCGCCGTGGCGCTGGGCGAGTTGGAGGAGCTGTCGCTCGGCGCCCCGGACGGCGCGCTGCACACCCGTCGGCTGCCGGCCGGCGCGGTCCGCGCGTTCGGCCCCGACTACCTGCACGACGTGCGCAACACCGCCAACGGCCCGGCGGTCACGCTGCACGCCTACTCGCCGCCGCTGACCGGCATGACCCGTTACGAACTGCGGGCCGACGGCCTGCACACGACCGCCGTGGAAGGACCTGAGCAATGGTGA
- a CDS encoding rhodanese-like domain-containing protein, translating into MVTTVEDLVARARAGVHRPDPQQAHASQQAGALLVDIRPVQQRALEGQIPGALVIERNVLEWRLDPAGSHRIAQATGYDVEVVLVCSEGWASSLAAATLRELGLHRATDLDGGFQAWAAAGLPTEPGPGPLGI; encoded by the coding sequence ATGGTGACGACCGTCGAAGACCTGGTGGCGCGCGCCCGCGCGGGCGTGCACCGCCCCGATCCGCAGCAGGCGCACGCCTCCCAGCAGGCCGGCGCGCTGCTGGTGGACATCCGTCCGGTGCAGCAGCGGGCCTTGGAGGGCCAGATCCCGGGCGCCCTGGTGATCGAGCGCAACGTGCTGGAGTGGCGGCTGGATCCGGCCGGCAGCCACCGGATCGCGCAGGCCACCGGCTATGACGTCGAGGTGGTGCTGGTCTGCTCCGAGGGCTGGGCGTCCAGCCTGGCGGCGGCCACCCTGCGGGAGCTCGGCCTGCACCGGGCGACCGACCTGGACGGCGGTTTCCAGGCCTGGGCGGCGGCCGGTCTGCCCACCGAACCGGGTCCCGGACCCCTCGGAATCTGA
- a CDS encoding ABC transporter ATP-binding protein, translating to MIRFDGAAKRHPDGTLAVEGLDLTVPAGQTTVLVGPSGCGKTTILRMVNRMVEPTAGRVLLDGTDVAQLDAAKLRRGIGYVIQQAGLFPHRRVVDNIATVPYLLGWDRKRARTRAMELLELVGLAPETARRYPFQLSGGQQQRVGVARALAADPPLLLMDEPFSAVDPVVRSGLQEELLRLQAELNKTVLFVTHDIEEAVRLGDQIVVLREHGRIAQVADPATLLAAPADEQVAAFLGRDRGLRGLALRPAEGIALLAADTPLDGWTLTVDPEGRPTGWQGPAETIRQVAVFRPGADTLRTALDSAVLSPARVAVAVDQAGRVIGVALRAAVLEALDAAGPDATAAGITATGVADGR from the coding sequence GTGATCAGATTCGACGGCGCTGCCAAACGCCACCCGGACGGCACCCTCGCCGTCGAGGGGCTCGACCTCACCGTGCCCGCCGGCCAGACGACCGTACTGGTGGGCCCGTCCGGTTGCGGCAAGACCACCATCCTGCGGATGGTCAACCGGATGGTCGAGCCGACCGCGGGCCGGGTGCTGCTGGACGGGACGGACGTCGCCCAGCTGGACGCGGCCAAGCTGCGCCGCGGCATCGGCTACGTGATCCAGCAGGCCGGGCTGTTCCCGCACCGGCGGGTGGTGGACAACATCGCCACCGTGCCCTACCTGCTGGGCTGGGACCGCAAGCGGGCCCGGACCCGCGCGATGGAGCTGCTGGAGCTGGTCGGCCTGGCCCCGGAGACCGCCCGCCGCTACCCGTTCCAGCTCTCCGGCGGCCAGCAGCAGCGGGTCGGCGTGGCGCGGGCGCTCGCCGCCGACCCGCCGCTGCTGCTGATGGACGAGCCGTTCAGCGCCGTCGACCCGGTGGTGCGCTCCGGTCTCCAGGAGGAGTTGCTGCGGCTGCAGGCCGAGTTGAACAAGACGGTGCTCTTCGTGACGCATGACATCGAGGAGGCGGTCCGGCTCGGCGACCAGATCGTGGTGCTGCGCGAGCACGGCCGGATCGCCCAGGTGGCCGACCCGGCCACGCTGCTCGCCGCGCCCGCCGACGAGCAGGTGGCGGCCTTCCTCGGCCGCGACCGGGGGCTGCGCGGGCTGGCGCTGCGCCCGGCGGAGGGCATCGCGCTGCTGGCCGCGGACACCCCCCTGGACGGCTGGACCCTGACGGTGGATCCGGAAGGACGGCCGACCGGCTGGCAGGGGCCGGCGGAAACGATCCGCCAGGTCGCCGTCTTCCGACCCGGCGCGGACACCCTGCGCACCGCCCTGGACAGCGCCGTGCTCTCGCCGGCCCGGGTCGCGGTCGCCGTCGACCAGGCCGGCCGGGTGATCGGGGTGGCCCTGCGCGCCGCCGTGCTGGAGGCCCTGGACGCGGCCGGCCCGGACGCCACCGCCGCCGGGATAACGGCCACGGGGGTGGCCGATGGACGGTGA
- a CDS encoding ABC transporter permease, with amino-acid sequence MDGEPLVRWHWVGTHLGYLRGLLLDHAVISLLPVLFGLLIALPLGLLCVRFPRLYQPLAAVFNVIYALPALAVFVVLIPYTGLATQATVMIPLTCYSLAVLLPTTVDGLRSVPEPVRQAATALGYGPWRRLAAVELPTAVPYLVAGLRVAAVSSISLASVGALVGRGGLGYLFMDGFQRTFPTPIVAGIVLVTALALVTDAVLLLARELLAPWARRESVVGR; translated from the coding sequence ATGGACGGTGAGCCCCTGGTCCGCTGGCACTGGGTCGGCACCCACCTCGGCTATCTGCGCGGCCTGCTGCTCGACCATGCGGTGATCTCGCTGCTCCCGGTGCTGTTCGGGCTGCTGATCGCGCTGCCGCTGGGTCTGCTCTGCGTGCGGTTCCCGCGGCTCTACCAGCCGCTGGCCGCCGTCTTCAACGTGATCTACGCGCTGCCCGCACTGGCCGTCTTCGTGGTGCTGATCCCCTACACCGGGCTGGCCACCCAGGCGACCGTGATGATCCCGCTGACCTGCTACTCACTCGCGGTGCTGCTGCCCACCACGGTGGACGGGCTGCGCTCCGTGCCCGAGCCGGTGCGCCAGGCGGCCACCGCGCTCGGGTACGGGCCGTGGCGGCGGCTGGCGGCCGTGGAGCTGCCGACGGCCGTGCCGTACCTGGTGGCCGGACTGCGGGTGGCGGCCGTCTCCAGCATCTCGCTGGCCAGCGTCGGTGCGCTGGTCGGGCGCGGCGGGCTCGGCTACCTCTTCATGGACGGCTTCCAGCGCACCTTCCCGACCCCGATCGTGGCCGGGATCGTGCTGGTCACAGCCCTGGCACTGGTCACCGACGCGGTGCTGCTGCTCGCCCGGGAGCTGCTGGCCCCCTGGGCGCGGCGGGAATCGGTGGTGGGACGGTGA
- a CDS encoding ABC transporter permease: MNLLSWLSQFFSDPDRRHGPDSIVHRVGEHLLFSGEALGWAVLLAVPLGLLLGYTGKAAGLVTALSGAARALPTLGLVTLAVLVAGVGDTAVLVPLVALAAPVLLVAACEGVRSTDPDLRDAARGIGLTHRQVLWQVCIPWALPTLLAGLRTAAVQVIATATVASYVGLGGLGSYVVGGLATRDYAQTIGGALLVVLLAVATQLLFALLIRYALPAGLRRARD, from the coding sequence GTGAACCTCCTCTCCTGGCTCTCCCAGTTCTTCAGCGACCCGGACCGGCGGCACGGCCCCGACTCGATAGTCCACCGGGTCGGCGAACACCTGCTGTTCTCCGGGGAGGCCCTGGGCTGGGCGGTGCTGCTGGCCGTGCCGCTGGGCCTGCTGCTCGGCTACACCGGCAAGGCCGCCGGACTCGTGACGGCACTGAGCGGGGCCGCCCGGGCACTGCCGACCCTGGGCCTGGTGACGCTCGCGGTGCTGGTCGCCGGGGTCGGCGACACCGCCGTACTGGTACCGCTGGTGGCACTGGCCGCGCCGGTGCTGCTGGTGGCGGCCTGCGAGGGCGTCCGCTCCACCGACCCCGACCTGCGGGACGCCGCGCGCGGCATCGGGCTGACCCACCGCCAGGTGCTCTGGCAGGTCTGCATCCCCTGGGCGCTGCCCACGCTGCTGGCCGGCCTGCGCACCGCCGCCGTGCAGGTCATCGCCACCGCCACCGTGGCGTCCTACGTCGGCCTCGGCGGACTGGGCAGCTACGTGGTCGGCGGGCTGGCCACCCGCGACTACGCGCAGACCATAGGCGGTGCGCTGCTCGTGGTGCTGCTGGCCGTGGCCACCCAGCTGCTGTTCGCGCTGCTGATCCGCTACGCGCTGCCCGCCGGGCTGCGGCGGGCGCGCGACTGA
- a CDS encoding ABC transporter substrate-binding protein, producing MSRALSVAAVAAAAALALTACSSSSSNPLGSSGSSSRVTIGSANFPENVLLASIYSQALQAKGIKVDEKFNIGSREVLYGQIKDGSLAILPEYNGALLAYLDPKSTAATTDDVNAALAKELPSSLGILNSASAEDKDSLTVSKATADKDNLKTIADLAPLAGQFTIGGQPEFKSRREQQFKDAYGLNFKEWKPTADTTANAIKDGTLQVGDVFTTDPRIVSLGLVALTDPKNVFGAQNVTPLINKSKVNDTETGVLNAVSAKLDTAGLTALMKRVSVDKDDPSAVAKDWVKSNGLG from the coding sequence ATGTCGCGTGCACTCTCCGTCGCCGCCGTCGCCGCTGCCGCCGCACTGGCGCTGACCGCCTGCTCGAGTTCGTCGAGCAACCCGCTCGGCAGTTCCGGCAGTTCCAGCAGAGTGACCATCGGCTCCGCCAACTTCCCGGAGAACGTCCTGCTCGCGTCGATCTACTCGCAGGCGTTGCAGGCCAAGGGCATCAAGGTGGACGAGAAGTTCAACATCGGCAGTCGCGAGGTGCTCTACGGCCAGATCAAGGACGGGAGCCTGGCGATACTGCCCGAGTACAACGGCGCGCTGCTCGCCTACCTGGATCCCAAGTCGACCGCCGCGACCACCGACGACGTCAACGCGGCGCTGGCCAAGGAGCTCCCGAGCTCATTGGGGATCCTCAACTCGGCTTCTGCTGAGGACAAGGACTCGTTGACGGTCAGCAAGGCGACCGCCGACAAGGACAACCTGAAGACCATCGCCGATCTCGCCCCGCTCGCCGGGCAGTTCACCATAGGCGGGCAGCCGGAGTTCAAGTCCCGCCGGGAGCAGCAGTTCAAGGACGCCTACGGGCTGAACTTCAAGGAGTGGAAGCCGACTGCGGACACCACCGCCAACGCGATCAAGGACGGCACGCTGCAGGTCGGTGACGTCTTCACCACCGATCCGCGGATCGTCTCGCTCGGGCTGGTCGCGCTGACCGACCCGAAGAACGTCTTCGGCGCGCAGAACGTGACCCCGCTGATCAACAAGAGCAAGGTGAACGACACCGAGACCGGGGTGCTGAACGCCGTCTCGGCGAAGCTGGACACGGCCGGGCTCACCGCGCTGATGAAGCGGGTCTCGGTGGACAAGGACGACCCGTCGGCGGTGGCCAAGGACTGGGTGAAGAGCAACGGGCTGGGCTGA